The bacterium sequence TGTTGATTCTCTCATAACTTTTGCTTCAGAAAAAAGGTATACCCGAATATATACAATAGCTCGCAATACTTCTGTGGAGTTCTTTAAAAAACTTGGTTTTACCGACAACCCTCAGCAAAAACCGCCCGACCATCCTGCTTTCACAAAACATGGTATAACATTTTACCTACTGGAGCTGTCTTTGCTCGCTTTTATAATAAGTGTTAAAATGTGATTATAGGAGATATTGTAAAAGTAAAAATAAAGTATTATAAATTTTCACTATCAAGTTCACATAAAAAACATTCATTTTTCCATTTTGATATGTTATAACTTATATGAATAACCTTTGGATTAACCATTTTTACTTTTGGGGGGATGGTATTTATGGATTTGAAGAAATTTACAGAAAAATTTATAGCTTTAAAAAAGAAAGGGTTTATACCTTCTACTCGAAAGGGACCAACAGGAATAGGTCATACATTGGAAACATATCTTGGTTTACAGGAAAACAATATTGCTTTACCCGACCTTGTAGAAGCTGAGATTAAGGCACACAGAAGCAGTAGTAGCAATATGATAACCTTGTTCACTTTCAATCGGAAAGTTTGGCAAATACCACCATTAAAAGTGGTAAAAGAATATGGTAGTTTAGATAAGAATGGGCGTGTAGGTCTTTACTATACGATGTCCTTAAAACCGAATAGCGCTGGATTGTTTTTATATGTAACAAACAAGGATATATCTGTAAGGCATATTTCTGGAGAGGTAATAGCTGTATGGACACTGGAAAAATTGACAGAAACATTTATAAGAAAAATACCTGCGTTGGTTTTTGTATCTGCTTTTACTGAAGAACGGGACGGTAGAGAATGGTTTCATTTCTATCGTGCTCAGTTACTGAAGGGTACCTCTCCTGAATTATTGGCAAACCAATTCAAAGCAGAAAATATTCTGGTAGATTTGCGTTTGCACGACAAAGGTACAATGGCAAGAAATCATGGAACAGACTTTAGAACTTATAAAAACAAATTGCCACAACTTTTTATGGAAATAAGAGATTTATAGGGTTAATTTTTTAGATTATAACTTTTTCAACAGAAGAATACTTTCTCTTAACATAGTAGGGGCAGTTTTACCAGCTTTATTGGTGGGGCTGTTTCTTGATGGCATTCTTTTGTTCGGGATATTACGATATAAAATCCCCTGTGAAGTAAAACCAATCTTTTCCCCTAACTCACAAATAATCGTATCGGTTTTCAAAAGTACCTCTTTTACTGTGCGATTTCCGACAATTAGACAGAAGTATTTTTGCGGTTTCAGTATTTTGTAGGCCTGTTTCAACGCCTTGTCTAAATCTATATAGAAACTTAAAACATCCTTTGCTCTTTTTTCGTCTTCATCAGCAATGCTTTTTACGCTATATTTTAAGGTAGTAGAGCGTTTAAGTATAGAGTTATCAAGGTTAACATTGTTTTTACCGCCCATAAGTTCCTTATCAATATCTTTAATATTCGGGGGAAGTAAATCCAGCCACTGTGACGATAGTCTGGAAAATTGACCGTAAGCCACTGTAGTGCGGCTATCTCCATAAGGCGGGGAAGTGATGATAAAGTCTACAGAATTGTTAGGAATACCGTTGTCTTTCGTTGCATCACCCATAATAATACGTGAATTTGTTTGAGGGAAAGCATCCCGAGCATATTCTTTCATTCCCAAAATGTTCTTCTCGCAAAGTTTGGTAAATTCATTTAATATTTCTGGTTTAAATTTATCCGATAGCTTGTCAGGAGAACGGAATAGCTTAAATTCATTATGCCTTGTAAAAGAAGCGATTCTTACAACTTCGCTGAAAGGCAGTAAGAAGAAATTGCGGATATTTTCTTCTGGGATAGATTGAATTGTGTGTCGTAATTTTGCTAATTCTTCTATAACTTTTTTACTAAACCAAAAATCTATATTATAAAATTTTGGTAATTTTATATCTGTTGTTTTTTGATAATCTCTGATAATAATTTTTAGCTTACTAAGTAATACTTTAGGATCAATTGGTGTGGTTTTAGCTTTGGTTATTAATACTGCTAAAGGGTTAAGTTCTACACCTATAGAATTTCGATTTAAAATACTGCTTTCTACTAAAGTAGTGCCTGAACCGCAAAATATATCACAAACCAAATCTCCTTTTTGAGAAAAGGCTAAAATAAGTTTACGGGCGACCTGGGGAATAAATATTGCCGGGTAATTATGAAAACCGTGAGTATAGGTCTTGGTTTGATGAGTTTTAAAATCCCATTCCTCTACCCATTGTTTATGAGTAACGTCTTTATCATAATGTTGTTGATGGTTATAAGAAGCGTTTAGTGAAACAATTTGCTCTAATTTATCAAATTGATTATGAGTTACTGTTTTTTGCTGAACAGTTGTTTCTCCGAATAAATTATAATTTCCATCAGTATCTTTTAATTGTAAATTTTTCCGATATTTACTAGGATTCTGTGGTGCAACAAATTCTCTGCTTTTATGTAGATAATTTTGAATAGATTCTTTAGTAAACCGCCTATGCCCTCCTGGAGTTCTGACAGAATGTATTAATCCCTTTTCTTCCATTCTGTAAATAGTTTTTGTGCTAACTCCTAATAGTTCAGCTACTTGTTTGGTGTTTAACATTTTCATAGTAATTTGATTGATATTTGACATTATTGTGTATCCTTATTCTCTATAACTATTGTACAACATTAGACATCATTAGTCAATACATCCAAATGTGTTATGTGAATTAAGATAGAATGCAACTACTTAAATATGTTCTATTTTGGTGTATGTGAAAAAATCTTTAAAAAATGATTTTGCTTATATATATTTTTTTGAAATAGATGGTAGGTTGTTTGCTAACTGTTAAAATGGACGATATTAGTGTTTGTTTTTAAGCCTTATTAGATTATATAAAACAACCCTATTACAAAATCTTGATTAAAAGTATTTGTATTAACCCAATTAAAAATCCCAGCACAGCACCTGTCAGTTTGATAAACCTAATTTCTCTGCTTGTAGCACCATAAACCAATGTTTCTAACTGTCTTAAATCAAATTGTTTGATTTTATCTGAAACTATGGTGTCAACCTGTATCATTTCAGGTAATTTACGGAGTTCTTCTTCAAGTTGAAGGTTGTTTTTTATGAAATTTGATATTGTGTTTACGCCTATCAGGTCTTTTAAGACCATTTTTACAAAAGGGTTAAGGGTTTCTATTTTTCTATCAAGGAACTCTGTGATTTTTTCATCAAGGTCTATGGAGTTAATAAGTGTTTCATCGTCGAGCAGATGTTGTTTTAATAGTTTTCCTAACCGTTCAGCTATATCATTCTGGTATTTAGGTAGTAACCCTTGAATACCAAATCTACGTTTATATGGGCGGAAAAGTAGCCAAATAGCAATTACGTTTGTAATCCAACCTATAAAAGCACCTATAATTGGTATAAATAATTTAGTTAATATCGTCTTGTTATCTATCATAACAATCATTATACCTTAAATAGTTTATATAAATCTAATCATTGTTTATCTTTTTAATTGACAAGTGGGGTTTTTTGTAAGTATTATTATTAAGATTTATCAGTTGAAACTATGAAGAAGGAGACCAGGAAAAATGAAAAAATATTTTTTATGTATATTGATGCTAAGTGTAATTATGTTGTGGACATACAATAGTGAGGCGGCAAGACCTTTTGCAACAGATGATGCAGGAACTGTTGAATATAAGATGAGTGAAGTTGAGATGGGTTATACTTGGGGAGATGAAGAAGGTATTTTAGAATTTGATTATGTATATGGGCTTACAGAACGTATGGATATAGGTATAAGTTTTGGGTATACGATTGAAACTGAGTCAAAAAACTCTTTTACGCCTGCGGAATTATCTCTAAAATTTGCTATTGTGCCTGATATTTGTTCTGCCTCTTTTGCTTATGAATTTGGAGAGTCTATTTACGATATCAACCTTATTTGTACAAAAGTGTTTGGGCAGGTAGAAGTAGATGCAAATTTAGGGTATTTGGTAAACGAAGATGATGAAAATTTAGTGACTTATGCTGTTGCTCTGATATGGGCTATTGATGAAAAATTTGCTATTGGCACTGAACTTTTGGGCGATGAAACTGGTGTGCAAAATTTGCTTGTTGGTATGAGATACCATATAAAAGAGGGATTAAGTGTTGATGCTGGGTTTTCCAAGGGAGTGGGAGACGACGTCAACAATACTATAACAGTTGGATTACATTTTGAGTTTTGATAAGAAACAACTTTCAAAAAAAATTAATTGTCAATAGATATCTGTTAAAATAGAAGTTTAATTATGGAGTTAGATATGGCACAAACACAATTGCATATAGAATTATTGGACTCATCAGAGAACGCTCTTTCTTTAATTTATTCTGCTTGTCGTCAGTGTTATTCACCGAAATTTTCGGGGCAGATACTCAAAGAAGGGCTTGATAATTTTGAAAAGATGGGAACTTTTGTAAAACAGATTGTATCCTCTGGGCATGAAAGTCCGTTGGAGCACGTTAAATTTACTTTTGGGATAGAGGGAGTATCAAGGGCATTAACTCATCAACTGGTAAGGCATAGAATTGCATCCTATTCCCAGCAGAGTCAAAGGTATGTGGGAGCGTCTGATTTTGACTATGTGGTTCCTCCTTCAATAGCACAAGATGTTGATATGAAACAGGAATATGTTTTAATAATGGAGAAAATTCAAGAAGGGTACAATAGTCTTTTGAAAATGTTTGAAGCAAAAAACATAAAAGGCGAATCTGCTAAACAAGATGCACGTTTTGTTTTACCACAAGGTGTTGAAACCAAAATAGTATTAACAATGAATTGTCGAGAATTGATACATTTTTTTCAACAACGTTGCTGCAGTCGGGCACAATGGGAAATAAGAAATCTTGCAGAGGAGATGTTGTCTATATGTAAGCAAAAACTACCAGAGGTATTTAATAGTTCTGGAGCAAAGTGTGTATCTTTGGGTTATTGCCCGGAAGGGGAAAAGTTTACTTGTGGGAAATATCCTTTACAGAAGAAAAATTAATAACATAAAACTGGGGTATTTTAGACCTTTAACGGAATTGGTTGCAATCTTAATACTGTGGCAATCTTGTTGATATTTATCTTAATTCTTTAAATCTGGTATACTATATTAAGAAGTAGGTTTTTAATAGGTAAAGTATAACAAGGGAGGAAAAATGGCTAAAATACGGTGGGCTAAAATGGTAGATGATACTAAAACGTTTTTTACCGACCCTGTTGAGTTATACAAAAACCTTGAACAAGAAGGTGGTTATTTAGAATCTCTTGTCTATTTTATTATAATGGTTTTTATTGTATATCTGTTTTTTATTTTATCTTCAACATTTTTTCACACCCCACTGTTTGCAATAAGTATTGGTATATTTATTCTTTTTATCCCACTTACATTAATATCTTTTTTTGTTTCTACCGTTATTTTACATATTATATGGGGTGCCCTTGGTTCAAATGAGAATTTTGATACTTCTATGAGATGTAACGCTTCTTTTGCCCCACTTCTTCCTGCATGCGTATTGTTTAGTTTTATCCCTTTTTTGGGTAGATGGGTAGGAATTGTTGCTTACCTGTTTGTTTTATATTTTTACGTAATTTTTGCAAGCGTTTATGTCCATAAAATTGAGGAGGAAAAGGCAAAAAAATCTTTCTTGACTGTTTTTATAATTCTTGCTGTTTTAAGAATTACTGGGTTAGCAAAAAGTGAAATCATGGTTAGGCGTCAAAAAAAACAATCACAGGATATGATTAGGCAGATGGAAGAGAATTATCAGAAGCAGATGGAGGAATACGAAAGACAGCTTAAGGAACAACAACGGATGTATGAAAAATATCAGGGAGAATCGGAGGAGATTTAAATAAGACAAAATTAATAGTGTTTTAC is a genomic window containing:
- a CDS encoding MvaI/BcnI family restriction endonuclease, yielding MDLKKFTEKFIALKKKGFIPSTRKGPTGIGHTLETYLGLQENNIALPDLVEAEIKAHRSSSSNMITLFTFNRKVWQIPPLKVVKEYGSLDKNGRVGLYYTMSLKPNSAGLFLYVTNKDISVRHISGEVIAVWTLEKLTETFIRKIPALVFVSAFTEERDGREWFHFYRAQLLKGTSPELLANQFKAENILVDLRLHDKGTMARNHGTDFRTYKNKLPQLFMEIRDL
- a CDS encoding YIP1 family protein; amino-acid sequence: MAKIRWAKMVDDTKTFFTDPVELYKNLEQEGGYLESLVYFIIMVFIVYLFFILSSTFFHTPLFAISIGIFILFIPLTLISFFVSTVILHIIWGALGSNENFDTSMRCNASFAPLLPACVLFSFIPFLGRWVGIVAYLFVLYFYVIFASVYVHKIEEEKAKKSFLTVFIILAVLRITGLAKSEIMVRRQKKQSQDMIRQMEENYQKQMEEYERQLKEQQRMYEKYQGESEEI
- the thyX gene encoding FAD-dependent thymidylate synthase, which translates into the protein MAQTQLHIELLDSSENALSLIYSACRQCYSPKFSGQILKEGLDNFEKMGTFVKQIVSSGHESPLEHVKFTFGIEGVSRALTHQLVRHRIASYSQQSQRYVGASDFDYVVPPSIAQDVDMKQEYVLIMEKIQEGYNSLLKMFEAKNIKGESAKQDARFVLPQGVETKIVLTMNCRELIHFFQQRCCSRAQWEIRNLAEEMLSICKQKLPEVFNSSGAKCVSLGYCPEGEKFTCGKYPLQKKN
- a CDS encoding DUF445 family protein; amino-acid sequence: MIVMIDNKTILTKLFIPIIGAFIGWITNVIAIWLLFRPYKRRFGIQGLLPKYQNDIAERLGKLLKQHLLDDETLINSIDLDEKITEFLDRKIETLNPFVKMVLKDLIGVNTISNFIKNNLQLEEELRKLPEMIQVDTIVSDKIKQFDLRQLETLVYGATSREIRFIKLTGAVLGFLIGLIQILLIKIL
- a CDS encoding MerR family DNA-binding transcriptional regulator, whose translation is MSNINQITMKMLNTKQVAELLGVSTKTIYRMEEKGLIHSVRTPGGHRRFTKESIQNYLHKSREFVAPQNPSKYRKNLQLKDTDGNYNLFGETTVQQKTVTHNQFDKLEQIVSLNASYNHQQHYDKDVTHKQWVEEWDFKTHQTKTYTHGFHNYPAIFIPQVARKLILAFSQKGDLVCDIFCGSGTTLVESSILNRNSIGVELNPLAVLITKAKTTPIDPKVLLSKLKIIIRDYQKTTDIKLPKFYNIDFWFSKKVIEELAKLRHTIQSIPEENIRNFFLLPFSEVVRIASFTRHNEFKLFRSPDKLSDKFKPEILNEFTKLCEKNILGMKEYARDAFPQTNSRIIMGDATKDNGIPNNSVDFIITSPPYGDSRTTVAYGQFSRLSSQWLDLLPPNIKDIDKELMGGKNNVNLDNSILKRSTTLKYSVKSIADEDEKRAKDVLSFYIDLDKALKQAYKILKPQKYFCLIVGNRTVKEVLLKTDTIICELGEKIGFTSQGILYRNIPNKRMPSRNSPTNKAGKTAPTMLRESILLLKKL